One part of the Rhodococcus oxybenzonivorans genome encodes these proteins:
- a CDS encoding dioxygenase: protein MPRSFVNDAARGNIERDVTPEQRAVEDTLVEKVVQSFDRTPDPRLKQVMVSLVKHLHSFIRDVRLTEAEWGAAIDFLTQAGHITDDVRQEFVLLSDVLGASMQTININNTAYQDATEATVFGPFFVEDSPRVELGGDVAFGAPGEACWVEGSVTDTGGLPVPGARIEVWEADEEGLYDVQYDAGKRSGRGHLYTDTNGDYRFWALTPTPYPIPDDGPVGQMLATVGRSPLRASHLHFMVAHEGWRTLVTHIFPAGDAILWDDSVFGVKQSLIKEFEQQPVGTPTPDGRTIDGTWSRVRFDIVLAPTEA from the coding sequence ATGCCCAGAAGCTTTGTCAACGACGCTGCGCGCGGCAACATCGAGCGCGACGTCACCCCGGAGCAGCGGGCCGTCGAGGACACATTGGTCGAGAAGGTCGTGCAGTCCTTCGACCGCACACCGGATCCCCGACTCAAACAGGTCATGGTCTCGCTGGTTAAGCATCTGCATTCATTCATCCGCGACGTGCGTCTGACCGAGGCAGAGTGGGGTGCGGCGATCGATTTCCTTACCCAGGCGGGCCACATAACCGATGATGTTCGTCAGGAGTTCGTACTGCTCTCCGACGTTCTCGGCGCCTCGATGCAGACGATCAACATCAACAACACGGCGTACCAAGACGCCACCGAGGCGACCGTGTTCGGTCCCTTCTTCGTCGAGGACAGTCCGCGCGTCGAACTCGGCGGAGACGTCGCCTTCGGTGCCCCGGGTGAGGCCTGCTGGGTCGAAGGAAGTGTCACCGACACCGGCGGGCTACCGGTGCCCGGCGCGCGCATCGAGGTCTGGGAGGCCGATGAGGAGGGCCTCTACGACGTTCAGTACGACGCCGGCAAAAGGTCCGGCCGCGGCCATCTGTACACCGACACGAATGGTGACTACCGGTTCTGGGCCCTGACTCCGACGCCGTATCCGATCCCTGATGACGGGCCCGTCGGACAAATGCTTGCCACGGTCGGCCGTTCTCCTCTGCGGGCCTCGCACCTGCACTTCATGGTCGCGCATGAGGGTTGGCGCACACTGGTAACCCACATCTTCCCCGCCGGCGACGCAATCTTGTGGGACGATTCGGTGTTCGGTGTCAAGCAGTCCCTTATCAAGGAGTTCGAGCAGCAGCCCGTCGGTACACCTACTCCCGATGGCCGAACAATTGATGGCACCTGGAGCCGGGTCCGTTTCGACATCGTCCTCGCCCCGACGGAAGCGTGA
- a CDS encoding NAD(P)-dependent alcohol dehydrogenase, which translates to MKAARLHTFGAEFVIEEVPTPVPGPGQVLIRIAGAGACHSDLHIASGETQGIALPHTLGHENAGWVETFGHGAEGQGLEVGDAVVVFGGWGCGHCSFCLGGKEQMCDTFLWGGMGPEGGYAEYLLVPSTRHLLPTGGLDPVLAAPLTDAALTPYAAVKKTLPHLTAGRSAVLIGAGGLGQYGVQFLKLLSPAKVVVVESDPGKRALAQTLGADVAIDPLRENALAEIQEESGKNGAAVVLDFVGVDSTMTLGSAVLGRGGLFVLVGLAGGSVPFSFLGLAPEAMLTSSNWGSRNELAEVLALARSGDLVSTIEQFPLSEINEVFDRLGRGRINGRAVLVP; encoded by the coding sequence ATGAAAGCCGCACGACTGCACACCTTCGGCGCCGAATTCGTCATCGAGGAAGTACCCACACCGGTTCCTGGGCCGGGACAAGTACTGATCCGGATCGCCGGCGCGGGCGCGTGCCATTCCGATCTGCACATCGCGTCGGGTGAAACACAAGGCATCGCCCTACCGCACACCCTCGGACATGAAAATGCCGGCTGGGTCGAGACGTTCGGCCACGGCGCTGAAGGACAAGGTCTGGAAGTCGGGGACGCGGTCGTGGTCTTCGGCGGCTGGGGCTGTGGACACTGCAGTTTCTGCCTCGGTGGCAAAGAACAGATGTGCGACACGTTCCTGTGGGGTGGGATGGGGCCAGAAGGCGGCTATGCCGAGTACCTCCTGGTTCCCTCGACTCGGCACCTCCTGCCGACCGGAGGCCTTGACCCGGTCCTGGCCGCGCCTCTCACTGACGCTGCGCTCACGCCCTATGCAGCGGTAAAAAAGACGCTGCCCCATCTCACCGCAGGAAGGAGCGCCGTACTGATCGGAGCCGGCGGGCTCGGCCAGTACGGGGTGCAGTTCCTCAAGCTTCTCTCGCCGGCCAAGGTCGTGGTAGTCGAGTCCGACCCTGGCAAGCGGGCGCTGGCACAGACACTGGGTGCAGACGTGGCCATCGACCCGCTGCGTGAAAACGCACTGGCAGAAATCCAGGAGGAAAGCGGCAAGAACGGTGCAGCCGTCGTACTCGACTTCGTCGGAGTCGACTCAACCATGACACTCGGTTCGGCCGTCCTCGGTCGCGGCGGCCTGTTCGTGCTCGTAGGCCTGGCAGGCGGGTCGGTGCCGTTCTCATTCTTGGGGCTCGCTCCAGAAGCAATGCTGACGTCGAGCAACTGGGGGTCGCGCAACGAGCTGGCGGAGGTGCTGGCGCTTGCGCGTAGCGGCGATCTGGTCTCGACGATCGAACAGTTTCCGTTGTCGGAGATCAACGAGGTCTTCGACCGGTTGGGCCGCGGTCGCATCAACGGGCGAGCTGTTCTCGTCCCCTGA
- a CDS encoding alpha/beta fold hydrolase yields MTSQITMETQNVSVWGDQITLQFKVFGTGPALVYLHPLGGFVRDDFLDDLARTHTIYAPELPGTSEDDPFAIHKVNDIPELVLIYEEAFGKLGLRGAPAIGQSFGGMLAAELASFFPDLFEKVALLGPAGLWFEDKPWTLDILTAPPSEAPNLLFSDPSADRPRAMLALPDDPKAAVDALAHLVWIQGCGAKFLWPVPDRGLSRRLHRITAPVLVVWGEDDRIIPSSYAAEYGARVPGSAVHVLPKSGHIPQVEQMEETLALVSEFLSNQ; encoded by the coding sequence ATGACATCTCAGATCACGATGGAAACCCAGAACGTCAGCGTCTGGGGCGACCAGATCACGCTGCAGTTCAAGGTTTTCGGGACCGGGCCCGCTCTCGTCTACCTGCACCCGCTCGGGGGATTCGTCCGCGACGACTTTCTCGACGACCTCGCCCGCACCCACACGATCTACGCACCAGAATTGCCGGGAACCAGTGAGGACGACCCGTTCGCGATCCACAAGGTCAACGATATTCCCGAACTCGTGCTGATCTACGAGGAGGCATTCGGCAAGCTCGGCCTTAGAGGAGCGCCGGCCATCGGGCAGTCCTTCGGCGGCATGCTGGCTGCCGAACTCGCATCATTCTTCCCGGACCTCTTCGAGAAGGTGGCTCTGCTCGGTCCGGCGGGACTGTGGTTCGAGGACAAGCCCTGGACGCTCGACATCCTGACCGCGCCGCCGTCGGAGGCACCGAACCTCCTGTTCAGCGACCCCTCAGCCGATCGTCCTCGTGCCATGTTGGCGCTTCCCGACGACCCGAAGGCGGCCGTGGATGCGCTGGCGCACCTCGTGTGGATCCAGGGCTGCGGTGCCAAGTTCCTGTGGCCCGTTCCCGACCGCGGACTCTCGCGACGCCTGCATCGGATCACCGCCCCGGTCCTCGTCGTCTGGGGTGAGGACGATCGAATCATCCCGTCCTCCTATGCGGCCGAGTACGGCGCTCGGGTACCGGGCAGCGCAGTGCACGTGCTGCCCAAGTCCGGGCATATTCCGCAGGTCGAGCAGATGGAAGAGACGCTGGCGCTGGTGTCTGAGTTCCTTTCGAACCAATGA
- a CDS encoding TetR/AcrR family transcriptional regulator, protein MTSSVPDVPPATQERSRRTLERIYLAGTHVLEKQGPSALTIANVAAAAGVSTGSVYRRFGSKDQLLTVIQHEFVEDFKAEMAARLNGEHLQPDASLSDVVHVAVQGFAETFEARQRLLRELMLVSTENPAVLEVGSRGAIECGAMFRELLLGVADKITRPRPEEAIDYAYRLLYSVCAFRALFGENVESSRPAPWTALIEETAAALCAYLGAGG, encoded by the coding sequence ATGACCTCATCAGTTCCTGACGTACCTCCCGCGACGCAGGAGCGCAGCAGGCGAACGCTCGAGCGGATATACCTCGCGGGCACCCACGTCCTCGAGAAACAGGGGCCCAGCGCTCTCACGATCGCGAACGTCGCTGCCGCAGCAGGCGTCTCGACAGGCAGCGTGTACCGGCGGTTCGGTTCGAAGGACCAATTGCTCACCGTCATCCAGCACGAGTTCGTCGAGGACTTCAAGGCTGAAATGGCGGCCAGGCTCAACGGCGAGCACTTGCAGCCGGATGCGTCGTTGAGCGACGTCGTGCACGTCGCGGTTCAGGGATTTGCCGAAACCTTCGAAGCTCGCCAGCGTCTCCTGCGGGAGCTGATGCTGGTCTCGACGGAAAACCCAGCCGTGTTGGAAGTGGGTTCTCGCGGAGCGATCGAATGCGGCGCCATGTTCCGAGAGCTGTTGCTGGGCGTCGCAGACAAGATCACGCGCCCGCGGCCGGAGGAGGCCATCGATTACGCCTATCGCCTGCTCTACTCGGTGTGCGCCTTTCGGGCGCTCTTCGGGGAGAACGTCGAGTCCAGCCGTCCGGCGCCATGGACTGCGCTCATCGAGGAGACGGCTGCGGCTCTGTGCGCCTATTTGGGCGCAGGCGGCTAG
- a CDS encoding CocE/NonD family hydrolase yields MYSKALDPAIMKTMLDADFPAESLSQPQYAVIVEKDVMMTMRDGTLIACNVYRPDIPGEFPALHAADSYQKDLVDLPLLPIFHMRETNDIEFFVSRGYVFIHSDSRGTGHSTSGQWDLFGEEMQNDLYDMTEWIAEQDWCDGNVGMLGESLLAWSQWFTAVQQPPSLKCILPWDAGADMYRDVAWHGGMMAVGFPTAWNMWEIRGHYHLGWSDRDPGFVPANPEMGRWDMVWNVMQHPTYDDFWKTRNPDFRRIQVPVFVVGALHKVGLHLRGVVRGFEELTTPKKMMLVHGELDGDEMAIYNTLEMQLLMLRWYDHWLKGIDTGFMDEPAVSMFVRGADEYKPAADWPLPETEYRKLYFNDSLSGAVESLNDGSLSWEAPTVSDSSFTYHYPDQDWTHFSGGGTAAIENGVPFGQRRIPTFTSAPLEEDLEIAGNIVLVLYASTDQRNTDFFVRLTDQWPDDEQIPEVPPKDLILTRGWLKASHAGTKSEELSRPDRPYYLHDKAEAVVPGEINKYEIEIWPTTNVFKKGHRIRIDVAVGDSPALDFGGHYYGIKVGNDTYYHDAERPSHVILPVIPSAAQNS; encoded by the coding sequence GTGTACTCAAAGGCTCTCGATCCCGCGATCATGAAAACCATGCTCGATGCGGATTTCCCCGCAGAAAGCCTCAGCCAGCCGCAGTATGCCGTCATCGTGGAGAAGGACGTGATGATGACGATGCGCGATGGAACACTCATCGCGTGCAACGTGTACCGCCCCGATATCCCGGGAGAGTTCCCCGCCCTGCACGCAGCCGACTCGTATCAGAAGGATCTCGTCGACCTTCCACTGCTGCCCATCTTCCACATGCGGGAGACGAACGACATCGAGTTCTTCGTCAGCCGGGGATACGTGTTCATACACTCGGACTCGCGTGGCACCGGGCACTCCACCTCCGGGCAGTGGGACCTGTTCGGCGAAGAGATGCAGAACGACCTCTATGACATGACTGAATGGATCGCAGAACAGGATTGGTGCGACGGCAACGTCGGGATGCTCGGCGAATCCCTGCTGGCGTGGAGTCAGTGGTTCACCGCCGTGCAGCAGCCCCCGAGCCTGAAGTGCATACTGCCTTGGGACGCCGGCGCAGACATGTACAGAGACGTCGCCTGGCACGGCGGCATGATGGCCGTCGGCTTCCCGACCGCGTGGAACATGTGGGAGATCCGGGGTCACTACCACCTCGGCTGGTCTGACCGCGACCCCGGCTTCGTGCCGGCGAATCCCGAGATGGGGCGCTGGGACATGGTGTGGAACGTCATGCAGCATCCCACTTACGACGATTTCTGGAAGACACGCAACCCCGACTTCCGCCGCATCCAGGTGCCCGTCTTCGTGGTGGGAGCCCTGCACAAGGTCGGCCTGCATCTGCGTGGCGTGGTGCGAGGCTTCGAAGAGCTCACGACGCCCAAGAAAATGATGCTGGTGCATGGCGAACTCGACGGCGACGAGATGGCGATCTACAACACGCTCGAGATGCAGCTGCTCATGCTGCGCTGGTACGACCACTGGCTCAAAGGCATCGACACCGGGTTCATGGACGAGCCTGCCGTCTCAATGTTCGTCCGCGGGGCGGACGAGTATAAACCCGCCGCCGACTGGCCGCTGCCCGAGACCGAGTACCGAAAGCTGTACTTCAACGACAGCCTCAGCGGGGCAGTCGAGTCGCTGAACGACGGCTCCCTGTCATGGGAGGCTCCCACCGTCTCGGACAGCTCGTTCACCTACCACTACCCTGACCAAGACTGGACGCATTTCTCCGGCGGCGGAACCGCCGCGATCGAGAACGGCGTCCCTTTCGGCCAGCGCCGTATTCCGACCTTCACGAGCGCGCCCCTCGAGGAAGATCTGGAGATCGCAGGCAACATCGTGCTCGTCCTCTACGCGTCCACCGACCAGCGCAACACCGACTTCTTCGTGAGGCTGACGGATCAGTGGCCAGATGATGAGCAGATCCCCGAGGTGCCGCCCAAGGACCTCATTCTCACTCGCGGCTGGCTCAAGGCATCCCACGCCGGCACGAAGAGCGAGGAGCTCTCTCGACCTGACCGCCCCTACTACCTGCACGACAAGGCGGAAGCCGTGGTGCCAGGCGAGATCAACAAGTACGAGATCGAGATCTGGCCGACCACCAACGTGTTCAAGAAGGGGCACCGCATTCGGATCGATGTCGCGGTCGGCGACTCCCCCGCGCTCGACTTCGGCGGTCACTACTACGGGATCAAGGTCGGTAACGACACGTACTACCACGATGCCGAACGTCCCTCCCACGTCATCTTGCCCGTCATCCCATCAGCGGCACAGAACAGCTGA
- a CDS encoding flavin reductase family protein: protein MSPKSPPSPEQLALRKCLGSFPTGVAVITYASPEGPRGATVNSFVSVSLDPALILVSIAKTARSREGLDNVSFAVNVLGTHQCDVAMHFAGRPNECLRVPWQQDAEVPRLRECAAWLQCAPWRSVEAGDHVLFIGEVVAHGHHPSDPLIFHAGAFRTDKPSSPRWRPPSPIDSLDLRRDLERWSDAGSTTHIVPV, encoded by the coding sequence ATGTCCCCCAAATCACCCCCTAGCCCCGAGCAACTCGCTCTGCGCAAATGCCTCGGATCCTTTCCCACAGGCGTCGCGGTGATCACCTACGCCAGTCCCGAAGGCCCGCGAGGAGCCACCGTCAACTCGTTCGTATCGGTATCGCTGGACCCAGCGCTCATCCTGGTGTCCATCGCCAAGACCGCCCGCTCACGCGAAGGTTTGGATAACGTCTCGTTCGCTGTCAATGTTCTCGGAACTCATCAGTGCGATGTCGCCATGCATTTCGCGGGCCGCCCCAACGAGTGTCTTCGCGTCCCCTGGCAGCAGGACGCAGAGGTGCCACGTCTGCGGGAATGCGCTGCATGGTTGCAGTGCGCGCCGTGGCGCAGTGTCGAAGCCGGAGATCACGTCTTGTTCATCGGGGAGGTCGTCGCTCACGGACACCATCCCTCCGACCCGCTGATCTTCCACGCCGGCGCCTTCCGCACCGACAAGCCTTCGAGCCCCCGTTGGCGGCCGCCGTCTCCGATAGACAGTCTCGACCTCCGCCGTGACCTCGAACGTTGGAGCGACGCCGGTTCCACCACCCACATTGTCCCCGTCTGA
- a CDS encoding AMP-binding protein, translated as MLSFASGETQPELLEETIGANLERTVARHPDREALVEVATGRRWTWAEFDADVNRVARGLVAVGVGKGDRVGMWSPNCAEWTLTQYATAKIGAILVNLNPAYRTHEFSFAINQSSVSLLVAATGFKTSNYRDMVEQTRQDCPSLRQVIYLDTDDWAGLLAQGEQLPPQTLADKMAALHPSDPINIQYTSGTTGSPKGATLTHHNILNNGFLTTELINLTQDDRLCIPVPFYHCFGMVMANLGCTSHGTTMIIPAPGFDPGITLRTIEAERCTGVYGVPTMFIAMQNHADFPSFDLTSLRTGIMAGSPCPVEVMKRCVTDMHMSEVSIAYGMTETSPVSCQTRAEDDLDRRTATIGRVHPHLEIKIVDPNTGETVERGEPGEFCTRGYSVMRGYWEDPEKTAEAIDDEGWMHTGDLATMREDGYCTIVGRIKDMAIRGGENIYPREIEEFLYTHPDIEDVHVVGVPDQKFGEELCAWIKIRAGAAPLTAEAVRGFATGRLAHYKIPRYVLVVDDFPMTITGKIRKVEMREQSARALGLSEQRP; from the coding sequence ATGCTCTCTTTCGCCTCGGGGGAAACACAACCGGAGCTCCTCGAAGAGACGATCGGCGCGAACCTTGAACGCACTGTGGCGAGGCACCCCGATCGCGAAGCGCTGGTTGAAGTCGCGACCGGCCGGCGATGGACGTGGGCGGAGTTCGACGCCGACGTCAACCGGGTCGCCCGTGGCTTGGTTGCCGTAGGCGTCGGGAAAGGCGACCGTGTGGGGATGTGGTCGCCGAACTGCGCGGAATGGACGCTCACCCAGTACGCCACCGCTAAGATCGGTGCGATCCTTGTAAACCTCAATCCGGCTTATCGGACGCACGAGTTCAGTTTCGCCATCAATCAGAGCTCGGTGTCGCTGCTCGTGGCAGCCACCGGCTTCAAGACATCGAACTACCGCGACATGGTCGAGCAGACCCGCCAGGACTGCCCCTCATTGAGGCAGGTCATCTATCTCGACACCGACGACTGGGCCGGCCTGCTTGCCCAGGGAGAACAGCTACCGCCACAGACCCTCGCAGACAAGATGGCAGCTTTGCACCCGTCGGACCCCATCAACATCCAGTACACCTCCGGCACCACCGGCAGCCCCAAAGGCGCCACGCTCACCCACCACAACATCTTGAACAACGGGTTCTTGACCACGGAGCTGATCAACCTGACCCAAGATGACCGGCTCTGCATCCCGGTGCCCTTCTACCATTGCTTCGGGATGGTCATGGCCAATCTGGGCTGCACCTCCCACGGCACCACGATGATCATTCCTGCGCCGGGCTTCGACCCCGGCATCACCCTGCGCACCATCGAGGCCGAGCGCTGCACGGGCGTGTACGGCGTCCCGACAATGTTCATCGCCATGCAAAACCACGCGGACTTCCCGTCATTCGACTTGACCTCCCTACGAACCGGCATCATGGCCGGGTCCCCATGTCCGGTCGAGGTGATGAAGCGCTGCGTCACCGACATGCACATGTCGGAGGTGTCCATCGCATACGGCATGACCGAAACGTCGCCTGTCTCCTGTCAGACCCGCGCAGAGGACGACCTGGATCGGCGCACGGCCACCATCGGGCGCGTCCACCCACACCTGGAGATCAAGATCGTCGACCCGAATACCGGTGAGACCGTCGAACGCGGCGAGCCGGGAGAGTTCTGCACCCGAGGCTATTCAGTGATGCGGGGATACTGGGAAGATCCGGAGAAGACCGCCGAGGCGATCGACGACGAGGGCTGGATGCACACCGGTGACCTCGCCACGATGCGGGAAGACGGGTACTGCACGATCGTCGGGCGGATCAAGGACATGGCCATCCGCGGAGGCGAGAACATCTACCCCCGCGAGATCGAGGAATTCCTCTACACCCACCCCGACATCGAGGATGTTCACGTGGTCGGAGTCCCGGACCAGAAATTCGGCGAGGAGCTGTGCGCATGGATCAAGATCCGCGCAGGTGCGGCCCCCCTGACCGCTGAGGCGGTCCGTGGGTTCGCAACGGGGAGATTGGCGCACTACAAGATTCCACGCTATGTCCTGGTAGTCGACGATTTCCCGATGACAATCACTGGCAAGATCCGCAAGGTCGAGATGCGGGAGCAATCGGCACGTGCCCTCGGGTTGAGCGAGCAGAGGCCATGA
- a CDS encoding maleylacetate reductase, which translates to MQFTHESRAQRVTFAAHHACAAVAEELAAIGATKVMLIASARERSLADAITQQAPVVHHHEEVVMHVPVEVAERAREAAVAAGADALVSVGGGSAVGLAKAVALTIGLPIVAVPTTYAGSEATHVWGITEGTAKTTGVDARVLPRAVVYDAALLATMPGPMAVASGLNALAHGVDSMWGPNADPIDRALAQEGIRGLAAGLPLVASDSGSIEGIEQTLYGAYLAAVSFASAGSGMHHKICHVLGGMFNLPHAQTHAVVLPHVLAFNSPHAPDADDRVATALDSKTAVVGLAHLYASLDAPRALRDYGMPQDGIAEAAARILEVIPTNNPAPVTEEGLTALLDAAWAGDQSA; encoded by the coding sequence ATGCAGTTCACCCACGAGTCCCGCGCGCAGAGGGTGACGTTCGCAGCTCACCATGCCTGCGCTGCGGTCGCCGAAGAACTCGCGGCGATCGGCGCCACTAAAGTCATGCTGATCGCCTCCGCCCGGGAGCGCTCGCTCGCGGACGCGATCACCCAGCAGGCGCCGGTAGTGCATCATCACGAGGAGGTGGTGATGCATGTGCCCGTCGAGGTGGCCGAGCGTGCCCGGGAAGCGGCCGTGGCAGCTGGTGCCGACGCGTTGGTGTCGGTCGGGGGAGGGTCGGCGGTCGGACTGGCCAAAGCGGTGGCGCTGACGATCGGTCTACCGATCGTCGCGGTGCCCACGACGTACGCGGGCTCGGAGGCCACACATGTCTGGGGAATAACGGAGGGAACCGCGAAAACCACCGGTGTCGACGCCCGAGTGCTTCCTCGCGCTGTCGTGTACGACGCCGCATTGCTCGCCACCATGCCTGGGCCCATGGCGGTGGCCAGCGGACTGAACGCCCTCGCCCACGGAGTCGACTCGATGTGGGGACCGAACGCGGATCCAATCGACCGTGCCCTGGCGCAGGAGGGTATCCGTGGACTCGCAGCAGGGCTTCCCCTGGTGGCTTCGGACTCGGGCAGCATCGAGGGAATCGAGCAGACTCTCTACGGCGCGTACCTCGCCGCGGTGTCCTTCGCCTCGGCAGGCTCGGGAATGCACCACAAGATCTGTCACGTGCTGGGTGGCATGTTCAATCTGCCGCACGCGCAGACTCACGCTGTGGTGCTCCCACATGTGTTGGCCTTCAATTCGCCCCACGCGCCCGACGCTGACGACCGGGTCGCCACTGCGCTGGACAGCAAGACGGCCGTCGTGGGCCTGGCTCACCTGTATGCCTCGCTGGACGCGCCGAGAGCGCTGCGCGACTACGGCATGCCGCAGGATGGAATTGCCGAAGCTGCGGCCAGGATCCTCGAGGTGATCCCGACGAATAACCCGGCCCCCGTTACCGAGGAAGGCCTCACAGCCTTGCTCGACGCGGCCTGGGCCGGCGACCAGTCGGCCTGA
- a CDS encoding LLM class flavin-dependent oxidoreductase: MKLTYIQHLPYRHLPDDFADRHVESVVTNSFHELVDRDLMHTDLRGALDESMHAARAGFDAVGMTEHGSSSYDINPNPDLGAAALAYATEAEGLRVGIYTLGRSLGKSREPLRVAEELAWIDSISGGRLLAGFPVGLPYDANVNAGVPPIETRSRYDENLELILRAWTEREPFAWNGRYSQSMGVNIWPRPYQDPHPPVSITGIGNPATTRFALERDLGFNVVALGSDPKIAAAPIFDSMWSMAADMGIDANPYRAAMAVTVLVGETDQDAERLYAQHLEYSLSRGIGHIPMNRFALPGGISPQGLKALLAQPAPPANLPAPSYAEAVRSGLVVAGSPATVRETLADYARSFRIGQLMVFLQVGSMPIALTKHNIDLFASEVAPHLRPLWSEYDDDNRWWPVALGGQPASNKQADTTGARLK, from the coding sequence ATGAAACTCACATACATCCAGCACCTTCCGTATCGGCATCTGCCGGACGATTTCGCCGACAGACACGTCGAGTCCGTGGTGACGAACTCGTTCCACGAGCTCGTCGACCGAGATCTCATGCACACCGACCTGCGCGGCGCTCTCGACGAATCGATGCATGCCGCCCGCGCCGGATTCGACGCAGTAGGAATGACCGAGCACGGATCCAGCTCCTACGACATCAATCCCAATCCCGACCTCGGCGCCGCCGCGCTGGCCTACGCGACCGAGGCCGAGGGCCTGCGGGTCGGCATTTACACGCTCGGGCGGTCGTTGGGCAAGAGCCGCGAACCTCTGCGTGTCGCCGAAGAACTGGCGTGGATCGACTCCATCAGTGGCGGTCGACTGCTGGCCGGGTTCCCGGTGGGCCTCCCGTACGACGCCAACGTCAACGCGGGCGTTCCTCCCATCGAGACCAGGAGCCGCTACGACGAGAACCTCGAGCTGATCCTGCGGGCGTGGACGGAGCGTGAACCCTTCGCCTGGAACGGCCGATATTCGCAATCAATGGGTGTGAACATCTGGCCTCGGCCGTACCAGGATCCGCACCCGCCCGTCAGTATCACCGGCATCGGAAATCCCGCGACGACCCGTTTTGCGCTCGAGCGTGACCTCGGATTCAACGTCGTCGCTCTGGGCAGCGACCCGAAGATCGCCGCCGCACCGATCTTCGACAGCATGTGGTCGATGGCCGCTGACATGGGGATCGACGCCAACCCCTATCGGGCCGCGATGGCAGTCACGGTGTTGGTCGGCGAGACGGACCAAGACGCGGAGAGACTCTACGCCCAACACCTCGAGTACAGCCTGTCACGGGGGATCGGACATATTCCGATGAACCGCTTTGCGCTACCCGGCGGAATCAGCCCTCAGGGACTGAAAGCGCTGCTGGCACAGCCGGCGCCGCCCGCGAACCTGCCAGCACCCTCCTACGCCGAGGCGGTGCGCTCGGGTCTGGTCGTTGCCGGAAGCCCAGCCACTGTGCGCGAGACGCTCGCGGACTACGCACGCAGCTTCAGGATCGGCCAGCTTATGGTCTTCCTACAGGTCGGCTCGATGCCGATCGCACTCACCAAACACAACATCGACCTGTTCGCCAGTGAAGTGGCGCCGCATCTGCGACCTCTCTGGTCGGAGTACGACGATGACAATCGCTGGTGGCCCGTCGCTCTCGGTGGTCAGCCGGCATCCAACAAGCAAGCGGACACGACAGGAGCGCGACTCAAATGA
- a CDS encoding AraC family transcriptional regulator — protein MMSHPKIDSELEDALRYDEHGTEIISTLDVRPNLRNAVWEARNRSHLIGLRAGSPTPSGLVGTMRSAVVNGMSIADITGNAHTVERTPTMADQLPIDSVMFTFVLSGESFHFNGTSPPVLVKQGEVAIYDSDSPFMLGFTEAMHAVVASVPRHHLVDIGMQDCFRRLKVIRHAGTGVETEMARDLLDVLRGAFERPVDVDVHEFDDTLLANALRTLRRLSVQPTQTSYHYFTAATAFIESHFDDPRLSIADIAHTLSLSQRHLGRIFAARETTVARHIQKLRLQHARRLLVSPESCHMGVAEVGRRCGFSSPSHFSKAFRAYFGVTPTEDRRAGSLPTAD, from the coding sequence ATGATGAGTCACCCCAAGATCGACTCCGAACTCGAAGACGCTCTCCGCTACGACGAACACGGTACGGAGATCATCAGCACGCTCGACGTACGGCCCAATCTCCGCAACGCGGTGTGGGAGGCCCGCAACCGGAGTCACCTGATAGGCCTCAGGGCAGGGTCGCCAACGCCGTCCGGGCTGGTCGGCACGATGCGTAGCGCCGTCGTCAACGGAATGTCGATCGCCGACATCACCGGCAACGCTCATACCGTGGAGCGCACACCTACCATGGCCGACCAGTTACCGATCGATTCGGTGATGTTCACGTTCGTCCTCTCCGGGGAGTCGTTTCATTTCAACGGAACGTCGCCTCCCGTGCTGGTGAAACAGGGAGAAGTGGCGATCTACGACTCCGACAGCCCTTTCATGCTCGGATTCACCGAGGCGATGCACGCGGTCGTGGCCAGTGTGCCGCGCCACCATCTCGTAGATATCGGGATGCAGGACTGCTTCCGTCGACTCAAGGTGATACGTCATGCCGGTACCGGCGTGGAGACGGAGATGGCGCGCGACCTACTCGACGTTCTGCGGGGCGCCTTCGAGCGGCCAGTCGACGTCGACGTCCACGAGTTCGACGACACCCTTCTCGCGAACGCTCTACGGACGCTCCGACGGTTGTCCGTGCAGCCGACGCAAACCAGCTATCACTACTTCACCGCCGCTACGGCATTCATTGAGAGCCACTTTGACGACCCGAGGCTCTCGATCGCGGACATCGCGCACACGCTGAGCCTGAGTCAGCGACATCTCGGCCGCATCTTCGCCGCACGCGAGACCACCGTTGCCCGACACATCCAAAAGCTGCGTCTGCAGCACGCCCGCCGGCTCCTGGTCTCACCGGAGAGCTGTCACATGGGGGTGGCTGAGGTCGGGCGTCGCTGCGGCTTCAGTTCGCCATCGCACTTCTCCAAGGCTTTCCGTGCCTACTTCGGCGTTACGCCGACCGAGGACCGCCGTGCCGGATCGCTGCCGACGGCCGACTGA